One window of the Actinomyces procaprae genome contains the following:
- a CDS encoding Fic family protein, giving the protein MGVSIGPPPKGRPERGHDADDAARPCSATSPSADARPGPVARPARPGPVARPARPSPVARPARPGRVVRPARPSPAVQALEALCADPRVKRAEDALREASAELRWHEALRRRWREARAEAAIRGAVASAAVEGAVVPAAVLRDAVANRILNRAATGDPSLDAAAGLWRAGVRLTEWMPDLRGQARPAQPSPRTLLATLHRDVAGPLAAAGRIPLDAVATPRRPGAEPIEGGPGAPPDAGALKARIDALLELIDAPGAPALARAAIIHAEMLTARPFTAGNAAVGRLLVRHLSTRDGLEPTGVAVTDQYAARAPGAYAEAAAAYASGQPDGVIAWIVWQAEAILVGIQEAQSICRSVQAGTTGPR; this is encoded by the coding sequence ATGGGAGTGTCGATCGGCCCGCCCCCCAAAGGACGGCCCGAACGGGGGCACGACGCGGATGACGCCGCCCGTCCGTGCAGCGCCACCTCCCCGTCAGCCGACGCCCGCCCCGGCCCTGTTGCGCGCCCGGCCCGCCCCGGCCCTGTTGCGCGCCCGGCCCGCCCCAGCCCTGTTGCGCGCCCGGCCCGCCCCGGCCGTGTTGTGCGCCCGGCCCGCCCCAGCCCTGCCGTTCAGGCACTGGAGGCTCTCTGCGCCGACCCCCGGGTCAAGCGCGCCGAGGACGCGCTGCGCGAAGCCTCCGCTGAGCTGCGCTGGCACGAGGCCCTGCGCCGTCGCTGGCGGGAGGCCCGCGCCGAGGCCGCCATCCGGGGCGCCGTCGCCTCCGCCGCCGTCGAGGGCGCGGTCGTGCCCGCCGCCGTCCTGCGCGACGCCGTAGCGAACCGCATCCTGAACCGTGCCGCCACCGGCGACCCCTCCCTCGACGCCGCCGCAGGCCTTTGGCGTGCCGGCGTGCGACTGACCGAGTGGATGCCCGACCTGCGCGGCCAGGCCCGTCCCGCCCAGCCGAGCCCCCGCACCCTGCTGGCAACCCTCCACCGCGACGTCGCAGGGCCACTGGCCGCCGCCGGCCGGATTCCCCTGGACGCCGTCGCCACCCCCCGCCGCCCGGGTGCGGAGCCGATCGAGGGCGGCCCCGGAGCGCCCCCCGACGCCGGGGCGCTTAAGGCCCGCATCGACGCCCTCCTTGAACTCATCGACGCCCCCGGCGCCCCCGCACTCGCACGCGCCGCCATAATCCACGCGGAAATGCTCACGGCTCGCCCCTTCACCGCCGGCAACGCCGCCGTCGGCCGACTACTGGTGCGCCACCTGAGCACCCGCGACGGCCTGGAGCCCACCGGCGTCGCGGTCACAGACCAGTACGCCGCTCGCGCGCCCGGCGCCTACGCCGAGGCGGCGGCGGCCTACGCCTCCGGCCAGCCCGACGGCGTGATCGCCTGGATCGTGTGGCAGGCCGAGGCGATCCTCGTCGGCATCCAGGAGGCGCAAAGCATCTGCCGGTCAGTCCAGGCCGGAACGACCGGGCCGCGCTGA
- a CDS encoding cellulose synthase operon protein YhjQ/BcsQ, whose product MDTTTAPLAPNVRVLLAASDADPGGARAVTTGPAAIPEDFPADVVQACTGLAPLTVGPREHPAQAARALLGEPEVAGVVLVTPEGRPTPPTEPGIVLGDLHRCCEPDGADHLIALLLAVQHPPQARIVAVTGARGGLGASTFLLHVARACHALGNRVAIVDADPAGGLGLLMGEGVLPGLRWADLPADEPAFRPEKLVTALPAWLGMPVLTGDGRGGARGPQQIRAAVDALRAEHDFVMLDLPRGATPPADATVLLTSGLDLRSAVAAEALSARLKTPRRLGPPPAGPAGIVAADTDAADGVGPSAAAPLKVYTVVRKTGEDVTPDELALMTRTEIIAILPHERAVVQRIARGDDPTRGRGALRSQARAVVDRLLADGADLLKEAS is encoded by the coding sequence ATGGACACCACCACCGCACCACTCGCCCCCAATGTGCGGGTGCTCCTAGCCGCCTCCGACGCGGACCCCGGCGGTGCCCGGGCGGTCACCACCGGGCCGGCCGCCATACCGGAGGACTTTCCGGCGGATGTCGTGCAGGCCTGCACCGGCCTGGCGCCGCTCACCGTCGGCCCCCGCGAACACCCCGCCCAGGCGGCACGCGCGCTGCTCGGCGAACCGGAGGTGGCGGGCGTCGTACTGGTGACGCCGGAGGGGCGGCCCACCCCGCCCACGGAGCCGGGGATCGTCCTCGGCGACCTGCACCGCTGCTGCGAGCCGGACGGCGCCGATCACCTCATCGCCCTCCTCCTGGCCGTACAGCATCCGCCGCAGGCACGCATCGTCGCCGTCACCGGCGCCCGCGGCGGGCTCGGCGCCAGCACCTTCCTCCTCCACGTGGCCCGCGCCTGCCACGCCCTGGGCAACCGTGTGGCCATCGTCGACGCCGACCCCGCCGGCGGCCTGGGACTGCTCATGGGCGAAGGCGTACTGCCCGGCCTGCGCTGGGCCGACCTGCCCGCCGACGAGCCCGCCTTCCGCCCGGAGAAACTCGTCACCGCCCTGCCGGCCTGGCTCGGCATGCCCGTGCTCACCGGAGACGGCCGCGGCGGCGCCCGCGGCCCCCAGCAAATACGAGCCGCAGTGGACGCCCTGCGCGCAGAGCACGACTTCGTCATGCTCGACCTTCCCCGCGGCGCCACCCCGCCCGCCGATGCCACGGTCCTGCTCACCTCCGGACTCGACCTGCGGTCGGCGGTGGCCGCAGAGGCGCTCAGCGCCCGTCTGAAAACGCCCCGGCGCCTGGGACCACCGCCCGCCGGCCCCGCAGGAATCGTCGCCGCGGACACCGATGCCGCCGACGGCGTCGGCCCGAGCGCGGCCGCGCCATTGAAGGTGTACACGGTGGTGCGGAAAACCGGTGAGGACGTGACCCCCGACGAGCTCGCCCTCATGACCCGCACGGAGATCATCGCGATCCTGCCGCACGAACGCGCCGTGGTGCAGCGCATCGCCCGCGGTGACGATCCGACCCGCGGGCGCGGCGCCCTGCGCAGCCAGGCGCGCGCCGTCGTCGACCGCCTACTGGCCGACGGCGCCGACCTCCTTAAGGAGGCGTCATGA
- a CDS encoding TadA family conjugal transfer-associated ATPase produces MTAVPARADRAATGPTGAEELFRVRGALARGASLDVALGSGAAPTTGAGGLARLTRHVRADVAGAGPVLQPLLQLDGVTDVLVGAGRTWIDRGRGLEPVPDAGLEEAEARALAVRMAAACGRRLDDASPIVDVTLPDGTRLNAVLPPLSADGTLICLRTKRRRAFTIAELVAAGTISPGLDAVLTALVECRANCLVTGATGTGKTTLLAALLGLVPADERIVCIEEASELRPDHPHVIHLQERGDNVQGVGAVPMTTLVRTALRMRPDRIVLGECRGPEVRDVLTALNTGHEGGWATLHANSPADVPARLTALGALAGLNEGAVAAQAVSALDAVVHLRRLPRPGTTTLRRVTAIGVLERDGARMRCRDALVVDADGAVHPGPGADRLAERVGDGPMAAALGLDPGETRPEAAREGGDLRRTGAPRRHNGAHRSRT; encoded by the coding sequence ATGACAGCCGTCCCGGCCCGCGCCGACCGGGCAGCGACTGGCCCGACCGGGGCGGAGGAGTTGTTCCGGGTCCGCGGTGCCCTCGCCCGTGGGGCCAGCCTCGACGTCGCCCTCGGCTCCGGCGCCGCCCCGACCACCGGCGCGGGCGGCCTGGCCCGGCTCACCCGGCACGTGCGTGCCGACGTCGCCGGCGCCGGTCCCGTCCTGCAGCCACTGCTCCAGCTCGACGGCGTCACCGACGTACTCGTCGGGGCCGGCCGCACCTGGATTGACCGCGGACGCGGCCTCGAACCGGTCCCCGATGCCGGGCTGGAGGAGGCGGAGGCGCGGGCGCTGGCCGTCCGCATGGCCGCCGCCTGCGGCCGCCGCCTGGACGACGCCAGCCCCATCGTGGACGTCACCCTGCCCGACGGCACCCGTCTGAACGCCGTCCTCCCGCCGCTGAGCGCCGACGGCACCCTGATCTGCCTGCGCACCAAACGGCGTCGGGCCTTCACCATCGCCGAGCTGGTCGCCGCAGGCACCATCTCACCCGGGCTGGACGCCGTCCTGACTGCGCTCGTGGAATGCCGCGCCAACTGCCTGGTCACCGGCGCCACCGGCACCGGCAAGACCACTTTGCTCGCAGCCCTGCTGGGCCTGGTCCCCGCCGATGAGCGGATCGTGTGCATCGAGGAAGCCAGTGAGCTGCGTCCCGACCACCCCCACGTCATCCACCTCCAAGAACGCGGGGACAACGTCCAGGGCGTCGGCGCCGTCCCCATGACCACCCTGGTGCGCACCGCCCTGCGCATGCGCCCGGACCGGATCGTGCTCGGCGAGTGCCGCGGCCCCGAGGTCCGCGACGTGCTGACCGCCCTCAACACCGGCCACGAGGGCGGCTGGGCCACACTGCACGCCAACTCGCCCGCCGACGTCCCCGCCCGCCTGACCGCGCTGGGAGCCCTCGCCGGCCTGAACGAGGGGGCGGTAGCCGCCCAGGCCGTAAGCGCCCTCGACGCCGTCGTCCACCTGCGCCGCCTGCCCCGCCCGGGCACGACCACGCTGCGCCGGGTCACCGCGATCGGCGTCCTCGAGCGGGACGGCGCGCGGATGCGCTGCCGGGACGCGCTGGTCGTCGACGCCGACGGCGCAGTGCACCCCGGCCCCGGGGCGGACCGCCTGGCCGAACGGGTAGGGGACGGCCCCATGGCCGCAGCCCTGGGCCTCGACCCGGGGGAGACCAGGCCCGAGGCGGCCAGGGAAGGCGGCGACCTGCGCCGCACCGGAGCGCCGCGCAGGCACAACGGCGCACACAGGAGCAGGACATGA
- a CDS encoding N5-glutamine methyltransferase family protein — translation MTDAATDLPAAGTPVPQEPSPIPPPVATAAQAAALRADLVDSGWGVDAVARLLGPAADAALRREQRYPALRRVQKVLGTHRADTREGNGADPVAVLTALFMLGETVYAAELDAALPRTRTAGAKAMGLVVVARDGAWSAGASAAGAGEAAPGERVQAAVDLRPHEARDDVGEVRWWVASDLGELVSQGQLAPDHVLGIGGAGLTLASLTPRTPVSAALDLGCGCGIQTLYLLRHAEHVVATDISARALAFTAFNAALAGIDPGRLELRRGSFLEPVAGRGFDLIATNPPFVITPPAVREAGLPLMEYRDAGGPVLPVLLPALGTHLNPGGVVVMLGNWEHQGGQDWRERVRGWLQDGVDAWVVQREVQDPVEYATMWLRDGGTTPERDRVGFEAALGAWIDDFAARRVEAVGFGYVVLHRPDEADAGGRAPWRVLEEVGTQPTGPLGPHVAASVASRSRLAGMSDAEVAALRPVVAPDVTEERHLRPGDSEPSLILLRQGGGFARTVQADTALAALVEVADGELSVGQIATAVAALTDADAAETTARMVTGARSLLADGLLLWG, via the coding sequence ATGACCGACGCCGCAACAGACCTGCCCGCCGCAGGCACTCCCGTGCCGCAGGAGCCCTCCCCCATCCCGCCCCCCGTGGCCACGGCGGCGCAGGCGGCCGCCCTGCGTGCCGACCTGGTCGACTCCGGCTGGGGCGTCGACGCCGTCGCCCGCCTGCTCGGCCCCGCCGCCGACGCCGCCCTGCGCCGAGAACAGCGCTATCCCGCCCTGCGACGCGTGCAAAAGGTACTCGGAACGCACCGCGCCGACACCCGGGAGGGAAACGGTGCGGACCCCGTCGCCGTGCTCACCGCCCTGTTCATGCTCGGGGAAACCGTGTACGCGGCGGAGCTGGACGCCGCCCTGCCCCGCACCCGGACCGCCGGGGCCAAGGCCATGGGACTCGTCGTCGTCGCTCGGGATGGTGCGTGGTCCGCAGGGGCGTCGGCTGCGGGCGCCGGAGAGGCCGCACCGGGGGAGCGAGTGCAGGCCGCCGTCGACCTGCGCCCCCACGAGGCGCGCGACGACGTCGGCGAAGTGCGCTGGTGGGTGGCCTCCGACCTGGGGGAGCTGGTGTCTCAGGGGCAGCTCGCCCCCGACCACGTCCTGGGCATCGGAGGAGCCGGCCTCACCCTGGCCTCCCTCACCCCGCGCACACCCGTGAGCGCCGCCCTGGACCTCGGCTGCGGCTGCGGCATCCAGACCCTGTACCTGCTGCGGCACGCCGAGCACGTCGTTGCCACCGACATCTCCGCGCGGGCACTGGCCTTCACCGCCTTCAATGCCGCCCTGGCGGGCATTGATCCCGGGCGGCTGGAGCTGCGGCGCGGCTCCTTCCTCGAACCGGTGGCAGGGCGGGGCTTCGACCTGATCGCCACTAACCCGCCCTTCGTCATCACCCCGCCCGCAGTGCGTGAGGCGGGGCTGCCACTGATGGAGTACCGCGACGCCGGCGGCCCCGTACTGCCCGTGCTTCTGCCGGCCCTCGGAACGCACCTGAATCCAGGTGGCGTCGTCGTGATGCTCGGTAACTGGGAGCACCAGGGCGGGCAGGACTGGCGCGAGCGCGTGCGCGGCTGGCTGCAGGACGGCGTCGACGCCTGGGTTGTTCAGCGGGAAGTACAGGACCCGGTCGAGTACGCCACCATGTGGCTGCGCGACGGCGGCACCACCCCCGAGCGCGACCGCGTCGGCTTCGAGGCCGCCCTGGGGGCATGGATCGACGACTTCGCCGCCCGGAGGGTGGAGGCCGTCGGCTTCGGCTACGTGGTGCTGCACCGGCCGGATGAGGCAGACGCCGGGGGCCGTGCGCCCTGGCGGGTGCTGGAGGAGGTCGGCACCCAGCCGACGGGACCGCTCGGACCACATGTGGCGGCGTCGGTGGCATCGCGCAGCCGCTTGGCCGGCATGAGCGACGCCGAGGTGGCGGCGCTGCGCCCCGTCGTCGCGCCCGACGTCACCGAGGAGCGCCACCTGCGCCCCGGGGACAGCGAGCCCAGCCTCATCCTGCTGCGGCAGGGCGGCGGATTCGCCCGCACGGTGCAGGCGGACACGGCGCTGGCCGCGCTGGTGGAGGTGGCCGACGGCGAGCTCAGCGTGGGGCAGATCGCCACCGCCGTGGCGGCGCTGACCGACGCCGACGCCGCGGAGACGACTGCCCGCATGGTCACCGGTGCCCGCAGCCTGCTGGCCGACGGGCTGCTGCTGTGGGGGTAG